A single genomic interval of Candidatus Zixiibacteriota bacterium harbors:
- a CDS encoding DUF411 domain-containing protein, producing the protein MSVEKKPAEGKELQRIKIKYGVPEKLYSCHTALIGGYVVEGHVPADIIKRLLSERPPIAGIAVPGMPEGSPGMEGPDPQPYEVFAFEKSGKFWSYARIDPRRQ; encoded by the coding sequence ATGAGCGTGGAGAAGAAGCCGGCCGAAGGAAAAGAGCTGCAGCGCATCAAGATCAAGTACGGCGTTCCGGAAAAGCTCTATTCGTGCCATACGGCGCTGATCGGGGGGTATGTCGTCGAGGGGCACGTTCCCGCGGACATCATCAAGCGTCTGCTTTCGGAGCGGCCTCCGATTGCCGGAATCGCCGTTCCCGGGATGCCGGAAGGTTCTCCGGGAATGGAGGGACCGGACCCTCAGCCCTATGAGGTGTTCGCTTTCGAGAAATCGGGAAAGTTCTGGAGCTACGCGCGCATCGACCCCAGACGGCAATGA